A segment of the Sphingomicrobium flavum genome:
TCAATGTGCATCGATTGCCGCTGGACGAAGCGGTCATTCGCGTGAAGGAAGGGCTGGCCGAGACTGTGGCGGGGGACCGAATCGATGCCTGAACTCTTGATCCTGCGCCATGCCAAGTCGGACTGGGGCGATGCGAGCCTGCGTGACTTCGACCGGCCGCTCAACAGGCGGGGCCGAAAGACGGCGCCCGAAATGGGCAAGGTCATCAGCGCGATCGGCCGGATCGACCATGTCGTCGCCAGCCCGGCCAAAAGGGTGGTCGAGACGCTGGAAGGCGTTTCCAGCACCTGCAGCCTGCCCGAGATCGAGTTTGATCCCGCCCTCTATGGCGCATCGACGCAGGAGTTGATGACCGCGCTGCGAGCGATTCCCGATGGGACCGAGCGGGCGCTGATTGCCGGGCATAATCCCGGGCTGCACTGGCTCGCCATGGCGCTGACCGAGGACGATCATTCGGCCTATGTGCTGGATGAAAAATTCCCGACCGCGGCGCTGGCGCATATCGCCTTTGACGGCGACTGGTCGGCGCTCAATTCGGGATCGGGACGCTTGCTCGACTTCGTGCGGCCGAGCGATCTTTAGGCGTCGAGCGCAGCCTGGAGGCGGTCGCGCAGGCCGCGCAGGCGCTGCAAATCAACCGCAGGGGTTGCGAGCGGCGAGGGCGCCGGGGCGGCAGCCAATGGCGGCGATGCGACAGTTTCCGCACTGCCGTCGCGCAGCGCCTTTTGCGCGCCCTTGATGGTGTAGCCCTGCTGGCCAAGCAGGCGCTGGATCCGGCGCGCGACTTCGACATCTGCGGGGCGGTAATAGCGGCGATTGCCTGCCCTTTTGAGCGGGCTGAGCTGGGAGAATTTGCTCTCCCAATAGCGCAGGATATGCTGGGCGACCCCCAATTCGTCGGAAAGCTCTCCGATCGTGAGGAAGGCACCCGGCTCCTTCGACATCAGGCGATCTTGTCGCGCATGATCTGGCTGGCGCGGAAAGTCATGACGCGGCGCGGTGCGATCGGCACTTCGACGCCGGTCTTGGGATTGCGACCGATGCGTTCGCCCTTGTCGCGCAGCACGAAGCTGCCAAAGCCCGAAATCTTCACATTGTCGCCCGTCGAGAGCGAGTGGCACATGTGATAGAGCACGCGCTCGACCATGGTCGCGCTTTCGGCGCGGCTCAGGCCCAACTTGGTGTGGACGATGTCCGCCAGGTCGGCGCGCGTGAGCGTACCGCTATCCTGGTCATGCGAACGGGCAATCCCCGCATCAGCCATAAAATCCCCCCTTGGCGACCCTTAACGGGCCGTGGTCAAACATGGTTCGGCATAACACCGATGACCAGACCTTTGCTTAATTTTCCAGTGGATTCAATAGCGAAGCGCAGCCGCGCCCCAGGTTAATCCGCCGCCCATCGCTTCCATCACCACCATGTCGCCGCGCTGGATGCGCCCGTCGCGCACGGCGACGTCGAAGGCCAGCGGCACCGAGGCGGCCGAGGTATTGGCATGCTGGTCGACGGTGACGATCACCTTGTCGGCGGGCAGCGACAATTTCTTGGCGGTGGCATCGAGGATGCGGGCATTGGCCTGGTGGGGCACGACCCAGTCGATATCGGCGGCGGTCATGCCGGCCGCTTCCATGACTTCATTCAAAACTTCGGCAAGATTGACCACCGCGTGGCGGAAGACCTCGCGCCCGCGCATGCGCAGATGGCCGACCGTCTGCGTGGTCGAGGGGCCGCCATCGACATAGAGCAATTCATTATGATGGCCGGCGGCGTGCAGCCGGGTGGCGAGGATGCCGTCTTCGCCTTCGCGCGATTCGAGCACCAGCGCGCCCGCACCATCGCCGAAGAGGACGCAGGTCGTGCGGTCTTCCCAGTCGAGGATGCGGCTGAAGGTTTCGGCGCCGATCACCAATGCGCGCCTGGCATTGCCGCCGCGCAGCATCGAATCGGAGACCGTCAGTGCATAGAGAAAGCCGGTGCAGACCGCCGCGACGTCGAAAGCGATGCAATCTTTGATGCCCAGATTGGCCTGGACAGTGGTGGCGGTGGCGGGGAAGGTCTGATCGGGCGTGGCGGTGGCCAGCACGATGAGGTCGATATCGGCGGCGTCGATCCCTGCGGCTTCGAGCGCCTTCTTCGCTGCTTCGGTCGCGAGCGAGGATGTGGTTTCGCTGTCGTCGGCAAGGTAGCGCTGGCGGATGCCGGTGCGCTCGATGATCCATTCATTGGTGGTATCGACGCTTTGCGCCAGTTCTTCATTGGTGACGCAGCGCTTGGGCAGCGCGGAGCCGGAGCCGAGAATGACAGAGCCCATCAGGCCTCGTCCCCGTCATGGAAGGCATGGGCGCGGAAATTGTCGAGATCTTCGGAAATCTTGCGGGTGATGTCGTTGCGCACCATCGAGGCGGCGACATTGATCGCGTTGGCTACCCCCTTGTCGGTAGCGCCGCCATGCGACTTCACCACCAGGCCGTTGAGGCCCAGGAAGACCGCGCCATTATGATTGTTGGGATCAAGATGCACCTTCAACAGGTGCAGCGCCGGCCTGGACAAAGCAAAGCCTGCCTTGGACCGAAGCGATGAAGTGAAGGCGCGGCGCAACAGGTCGGTGACGAAGCGCGCGGTGCCCTCGGCAGTCTTCAGCGCGATATTGCCCGAAAAGCCGTCGGTCACGACCACATCGACATCGCCGCGCGACAGTTTGTCGCCTTCGGTGAAGCCGTCGAAGCGCATCCGCAAATAATCGGCATCGCGCAGCAGCCCGGCGGCTTCCTTGAGCTCGTCGGTGCCCTTCAATTCCTCGGTGCCGATGTTGAGCAGCTTCACGCGCGGCTTTTCGATATCGAGCACGGTGCGCGCGTAAGCCGAACCCATCACCGCGAACTGGACGAGGTTTTGCGCGTCGCATTCGGTATTGGCACCCAGATCAAGCATGACGAGGTCATTATCGCCAAGCGTGGGCAGCAGCGCGGACAGCGCCGGTCGGTCGATCCCGCTCATCGTGCGCAGCGCCAGTTTGGCAATCGCCATCAGCGCGCCGGTATTGCCACCGGATACCGCGGCATCCGCCTTGCCGTCTTTCACGGCGTTGATCGCCATGCCCATCGAGGTGCCCTTGGCGCGGCGGATGGCCTGGCTGGGCTTTTCGGTGGCGGCGATGGATTCTTCGGTGTGGAAGATTTGCGCGCCCTCGAGCACGGCATGCTTGGCCAGCTCGGGCGCAATCAGCGATTCGTCGCCATAAAAATCGAAATGGAGGTCGGCATCCTTGCCACGCGCGATCGCCGCCCCGGCAACCATCGTTGCCGGACCGACGTCTCCACCCATGGCGTCAATCGCGATGCGGGGGTTGGCAGTCACCTTAGCGCCCCGCGACCCACTTAGTCTTCCGGAGCGATGACTTCGCGGCCGTTATAATGACCGCAGGCGTCGCACAGATTGTGCGGACGCTTCAGTTCGCCGCAATTGGGGCATTCCTGGAATGCAGCCGGCGACAGCGAATGATGGCTGCGACGCATGTTACGCTTTGACGGCGAAGTTTTTCTTTTAGGTACGGCCATGACGGCACCTTAGCCCTTAACTAGTTCCAAAAAAATCAGCGACACTCCACGCGCCCAGTCGTCTCGGAAGAAACCCGAAGGCGGCGCCGGAATGTCGCGAACGGGCGCTCTATAGCGGAAAAGAGCGCGCTTGCAACCATTCAGGCGCGTTGCAGCACCCGGTCTGCCACAAAGGGGTTGCTCTGACGCTCGGCCCCGAAGGTGGACATGGGGCCATGGCCGGGCACGAAGGCGGTATCATCGCCCATCGGCCAGAGCCGCTGGGTAATCGAATCGAGCAATTGCTGGTGATTGCCCAAGGGGAAATCGGTGCGGCCGATGGAGCCTTTGAACAAGACATCGCCGACCAGCGCCAGTTTCGATTCGGCATGGTGGAAGACGACATGGCCTGGGGTGTGGCCGGGGCAGTGGCGCACGGTAAAGGTAAGCTCGCCCACCGTCACCTCATCGCCGTCGACCAGCCAGCGGTCCGATTCGAAAGGCTTGCCCATGACGCCATATTTCTTGCCGTCATCCTCCAGCCGCGCGATCCAGAAGCGATCTTCCTCATGCGGGCCTTCGATGGGGAGGTCCAGCTCTTCAGCCAGGATGCCCGCCGATCCGCAATGATCGATATGGCCGTGGGTCAGGATGATCTTTTCCATTTCCACCCCGGTCTGGGCGATGGCGGCCTTCAGCTTGTCGAGATCACCGCCCGGATCGCACAATGCCGCCTTGTTGGTCTTGGTGCACCAGACCAGGGTGCAATTCTGCTGCAGCGGCGTCACCGGGATGATGGCGGCCTTCAGGGGTGGATTATCGCTCATGGCGCGGCGGCCTAATCCTCCATGTCCGGCTTGTCGAGCGCGGGCTCGACATCGGCCATGGAAGCGGCAGTGGCCTCGGCGCCGCGCAGGGCGCGCAGGAAATTGCCGCCTGCCAGCTTGGCGAGATTTTCATCGCTCCAGCCGCGCCGGATCAATTCGGCGAAGAGGTTGGGATAGTCATCGACCGAATCGAGACCCGGAATGGTCGAGCTGATCCCGTCGAAATCGCCGCCGATGCCGACATGGTCATGGCCCGCGACGCGCGCGATATGCTCGACATGGTCGGCAACCTTGGCGACCGAGGTGACGGGGCGCGGATTGGCCTCGTCCCAGGCGGCGAGGGCAGCGGCCTTGCCATCGGGATTGCCGGTGTAGAGCGAAGCGAGCCGTGCTTCTTCCGCATCGCGCATGGCTCCGTAAGCCCAAATCTCATTCTCGATGAAGCTGGGCACGAAGGTCACCATCACCACGCCGCCATTGTCGGCAAGGCGCTGGAGCACGCTGTCGGGCACGTTGCGCGGATGACCGCCTACGGCGCGGGCGGAGGAATGGGAGAAGATGACGGGCGCCTTCGACACGTCGAGCGTGTCGTGCATCGCGTCTTCGGTGACATGGCTGAGGTCCACCAGCATGCCGACACGGTTCATTTCCGCCACGACGATGCGCCCGAAGTCCGACAGGCCGCCATGCTTGGGATCGTCGGTCGCGCTGTCGGCCCAGCCGGTCGTCGCCGAATGGGTCAGCGTCATGTAGATGGCGCCCAATTTGCGGAACTGGCGCAGCGCGGCGAGGTTGCCGCCAATCTGGTGCCCGCCTTCGATGCCGGCAAAGGAGGCGATGCGGCCCGAGGCGTGGATGGCTTCGATCTCGTCTGCCGTATCGGCCCAGGCCAGCGTCTCGGGATAGGCGGCGATCAGGCGGTCGGTAATGTCGATCTGTTCGATCGTGTAGCGGATCGCCTCGTCACCGGTCACGCTGGCGGGGATATAGACCGACCAGAGCTGGGCGCCGACGCGGCCCTGCTTGAGGCGCTCCATATCGGTGTGGAGATCGTCGGCCCCCGCCGCCAGATTGTCGACCGCAAAGTCGCGGCCGCGCACCTGGATGGGAAGGTCGTTATGCCCGTCGACCAGCGGGGTCTGCGCCAGGATGCGGTCGATCCGCGCCTTGGTATCGGCATCGATGGCAGGCTGGGTCGCCAGCGCGCTTGCCGCCAGGAGGGTGAGGATCATTGCGTGGCTCCCTTGTTCAGGACCTGATCCCAGAAGAGCAGGCTGGCCCAGAATTGGTAATCCTGATTTTCCTTCTTGCGGAAGCCATGGCCTTCATTTTCGCCGACGAGATACCAGACGTCCTGGCCGTTGGCGCGCACGCGTTCGACCAATTGGTCGGCTTCCGATTTGGGGACGCGCGGATCGTTGGCGCCCTGGATGACGAAGAGCGGGTCTTCGACTTCCTCGATCCGGTTTAGTGGCGAGATTTCCTCCAGCTTGGCGCGCTGGGCGGGATCGCGCTCGTCGCCATATTCGGCGCGGCGCAGGTCGCGGCGATAATCCTGCGTATTTTCAAGGAAGGTAACGAAGTTGGAGATGGCGACGTTGCAGAGCGCACCGTTGAGCTGGTCCTTGTAGGCCAGGATCGAGGCATAGCACATATAGCCGCCATAGCTGCCCCCGGTGACGCCGATATTGGCGGCATCGATGGCGGGGTCGGCGCCCAGCGTGTCGAGAAAGGCGCCGATATCCTTGACGCTGTCTTCGCGCAGGAAGGGGCCGTTATCGAGGCTGACGAAGCGGCGGCCGAAGCCCGTCGAGCCGCGCACATTGGGGTAGAAGAGCGCAATGCCCAGTTCGTTCAGATAATAATTGCTCGATCCGCGAAAGCCCGGCTGGAACTGGCCCTCGGGGCCGCCATGGATCGACACGATGAGCGGGCGCTCACCCGGGAATTTGGCGGGATCGGGGCGGTAGAGCCAGCCCGAAACCTTTTCGCCATCGAAGCTGGCGACTTCGACCAGTTCGGCCTCGACATTGACTTCAGGATTGAGCCCGCCGGTTTCCGACTTGGTCCAGCGCGTGACGGCATGGGTTGCGGGATCGATCGAATAGGCATCGGACGGGCTGCGCGCCGAGGTAAAGGTGAAGCCAAGCGGACCCCAGGGCGCAAATTCCAGGCTGCCAATCAGGCCCGGGGGCAGCGTTTCGACGCGTTTCTCTTCCCCGCTGGCAGTGTCGTAAAACCAGAGCTGGCTCGCGCCCTTTTCGTTGGTGACGACGGCCAGCGTGCCGCCATCCTCGCTCATCGCGAAGCCCGTCACTTCCCAGCCGCCGAAATCACCCGTGGGGGTAAAGGCGCCACTCTCACGGTCGAGCGTGCCCAGCCGCTTGATGTCGCTGCCAATGTCGGCGGCGGTCCAGATGGTGCCGTCGGGCGCTTCTTCAAAGCCGCCAAAGGCTTCGTCCGGCTCGATCGCGCGCAGCGGCCGCGCCTGGCCGGTGGCGAGGTCGACGGCGTAGAGATCCATATTGGTGACCGAGGTATAATGGACGACCATCAACTCGCTGCCGTCCTTGGAGAAGCCGCCGGGAAAATAACCCACAGTCGGGGCCTGAAAGACCATGCGCGCGGTCGAGGGGTCGGCGGGGTCCATGACGTAGATGTCGCCTTCGCGCCCGTTGCGCTTGGTGGAAGAGTAAGCGATCAGCTTGCCATCTTCGGTAAAGCCGCCAAAGCCGTTGCGGCTTTCCCCGTCGGTCAAGAGGACAAGCTGGCCATTTTCCCAGCGATAGAGCTGCGAGAATTCGCTGCCGCCGGCATCCTTGGAAATGATGATGGTCGAGCCGGTGGGATCGATCGAGCCGCCGACCGGTTCGGCCTCAAAGGTCAGTTGCTGGCGCATCCCCATCGGCATGGCGACCTTGTGCAACTGGCCGACATTGCCGAAGCGGGTCGAGATCAGCATCGAGCGATCGCTGGCATCCCAGCCGCCAAAGCCTGCCGTGCGATATTCCAGATAGGGGCGGGTCTTTTCCGGAAGCTCGCTTGGAATGTCGGGCATGCCGCTGGCGGTCAGCTCGGCGGGTTTGGCGACCTGCGCAATCGCCGGGGCGGTCAGCGCGGTGGTCGAAAGCGCGGTGGCGAGGGCGCCGAGCGCCAAGCTGCGGATGGCCATGATTCTTCTCCCTGTTTCCTGTTGGCGGGGACACAAGCAAAGGCGGGAGGTGGTGGCAAGGGCGCGGTGCGTCGTTTGTCGAATGCTTGCTGATTGGGGCCGGCTCGGCCAAAGCGGCGGCGATGCTGATCCTCTTCGACGATGCGCGCCCCGGCGCCACCGGCCCCTTCCGGCTCTATCGCGATCCTGTCGAGATCATCAGCGCGCAGGCGATGGACGAGGTGCGACCCGCATTGGAGCGGCTGC
Coding sequences within it:
- a CDS encoding integration host factor subunit alpha → MADAGIARSHDQDSGTLTRADLADIVHTKLGLSRAESATMVERVLYHMCHSLSTGDNVKISGFGSFVLRDKGERIGRNPKTGVEVPIAPRRVMTFRASQIMRDKIA
- a CDS encoding MerR family transcriptional regulator, which translates into the protein MSKEPGAFLTIGELSDELGVAQHILRYWESKFSQLSPLKRAGNRRYYRPADVEVARRIQRLLGQQGYTIKGAQKALRDGSAETVASPPLAAAPAPSPLATPAVDLQRLRGLRDRLQAALDA
- a CDS encoding beta-ketoacyl-ACP synthase III encodes the protein MGSVILGSGSALPKRCVTNEELAQSVDTTNEWIIERTGIRQRYLADDSETTSSLATEAAKKALEAAGIDAADIDLIVLATATPDQTFPATATTVQANLGIKDCIAFDVAAVCTGFLYALTVSDSMLRGGNARRALVIGAETFSRILDWEDRTTCVLFGDGAGALVLESREGEDGILATRLHAAGHHNELLYVDGGPSTTQTVGHLRMRGREVFRHAVVNLAEVLNEVMEAAGMTAADIDWVVPHQANARILDATAKKLSLPADKVIVTVDQHANTSAASVPLAFDVAVRDGRIQRGDMVVMEAMGGGLTWGAAALRY
- a CDS encoding MBL fold metallo-hydrolase codes for the protein MSDNPPLKAAIIPVTPLQQNCTLVWCTKTNKAALCDPGGDLDKLKAAIAQTGVEMEKIILTHGHIDHCGSAGILAEELDLPIEGPHEEDRFWIARLEDDGKKYGVMGKPFESDRWLVDGDEVTVGELTFTVRHCPGHTPGHVVFHHAESKLALVGDVLFKGSIGRTDFPLGNHQQLLDSITQRLWPMGDDTAFVPGHGPMSTFGAERQSNPFVADRVLQRA
- the rpmF gene encoding 50S ribosomal protein L32, translating into MAVPKRKTSPSKRNMRRSHHSLSPAAFQECPNCGELKRPHNLCDACGHYNGREVIAPED
- the plsX gene encoding phosphate acyltransferase PlsX, translated to MTANPRIAIDAMGGDVGPATMVAGAAIARGKDADLHFDFYGDESLIAPELAKHAVLEGAQIFHTEESIAATEKPSQAIRRAKGTSMGMAINAVKDGKADAAVSGGNTGALMAIAKLALRTMSGIDRPALSALLPTLGDNDLVMLDLGANTECDAQNLVQFAVMGSAYARTVLDIEKPRVKLLNIGTEELKGTDELKEAAGLLRDADYLRMRFDGFTEGDKLSRGDVDVVVTDGFSGNIALKTAEGTARFVTDLLRRAFTSSLRSKAGFALSRPALHLLKVHLDPNNHNGAVFLGLNGLVVKSHGGATDKGVANAINVAASMVRNDITRKISEDLDNFRAHAFHDGDEA
- a CDS encoding dipeptidase, giving the protein MILTLLAASALATQPAIDADTKARIDRILAQTPLVDGHNDLPIQVRGRDFAVDNLAAGADDLHTDMERLKQGRVGAQLWSVYIPASVTGDEAIRYTIEQIDITDRLIAAYPETLAWADTADEIEAIHASGRIASFAGIEGGHQIGGNLAALRQFRKLGAIYMTLTHSATTGWADSATDDPKHGGLSDFGRIVVAEMNRVGMLVDLSHVTEDAMHDTLDVSKAPVIFSHSSARAVGGHPRNVPDSVLQRLADNGGVVMVTFVPSFIENEIWAYGAMRDAEEARLASLYTGNPDGKAAALAAWDEANPRPVTSVAKVADHVEHIARVAGHDHVGIGGDFDGISSTIPGLDSVDDYPNLFAELIRRGWSDENLAKLAGGNFLRALRGAEATAASMADVEPALDKPDMED
- a CDS encoding S9 family peptidase, yielding MAIRSLALGALATALSTTALTAPAIAQVAKPAELTASGMPDIPSELPEKTRPYLEYRTAGFGGWDASDRSMLISTRFGNVGQLHKVAMPMGMRQQLTFEAEPVGGSIDPTGSTIIISKDAGGSEFSQLYRWENGQLVLLTDGESRNGFGGFTEDGKLIAYSSTKRNGREGDIYVMDPADPSTARMVFQAPTVGYFPGGFSKDGSELMVVHYTSVTNMDLYAVDLATGQARPLRAIEPDEAFGGFEEAPDGTIWTAADIGSDIKRLGTLDRESGAFTPTGDFGGWEVTGFAMSEDGGTLAVVTNEKGASQLWFYDTASGEEKRVETLPPGLIGSLEFAPWGPLGFTFTSARSPSDAYSIDPATHAVTRWTKSETGGLNPEVNVEAELVEVASFDGEKVSGWLYRPDPAKFPGERPLIVSIHGGPEGQFQPGFRGSSNYYLNELGIALFYPNVRGSTGFGRRFVSLDNGPFLREDSVKDIGAFLDTLGADPAIDAANIGVTGGSYGGYMCYASILAYKDQLNGALCNVAISNFVTFLENTQDYRRDLRRAEYGDERDPAQRAKLEEISPLNRIEEVEDPLFVIQGANDPRVPKSEADQLVERVRANGQDVWYLVGENEGHGFRKKENQDYQFWASLLFWDQVLNKGATQ
- a CDS encoding SixA phosphatase family protein, with amino-acid sequence MPELLILRHAKSDWGDASLRDFDRPLNRRGRKTAPEMGKVISAIGRIDHVVASPAKRVVETLEGVSSTCSLPEIEFDPALYGASTQELMTALRAIPDGTERALIAGHNPGLHWLAMALTEDDHSAYVLDEKFPTAALAHIAFDGDWSALNSGSGRLLDFVRPSDL